A window from Kovacikia minuta CCNUW1 encodes these proteins:
- a CDS encoding cyanophycin synthetase family protein: MKILKLQTLRGPNYWSIRRPNLIEMRLDLEQMDEVFSNQIDDFYEGLVEALPSLVEHCCSPGYRGGFLERVRQGTLMGHVIEHVALELQTLVGMPVNFGRDPCCLCTWGIPCGV, translated from the coding sequence ATGAAAATCCTGAAACTTCAGACGCTTAGAGGTCCCAATTACTGGAGCATTCGCCGCCCAAATTTAATTGAAATGCGGCTGGATCTGGAGCAGATGGATGAGGTTTTTTCCAATCAAATTGATGATTTTTACGAAGGCTTAGTAGAAGCACTCCCAAGTTTAGTTGAACATTGCTGCTCTCCTGGCTACCGGGGCGGATTTTTGGAGCGGGTTAGGCAGGGAACCTTGATGGGGCATGTGATTGAACACGTTGCCCTGGAACTGCAAACCCTGGTTGGGATGCCGGTCAATTTTGGGCGTGACCCGTGCTGCCTCTGCACCTGGGGTATACCGTGTGGTGTTTGA
- a CDS encoding NAD-dependent epimerase/dehydratase family protein, translating to MMSNLKQARLKLLLERSQFQFHLVDISDRLALVDLFQHHHPERVVHLAAQPGVRYSLINPHAYTNSNLTGFLNILEGCRHEQVNHLVYASSSSVYGANTRIPFSVRDNVDHPISLYAATKKANELMAHSYSHLYNLPTTGLRFFTVYGPWGRPDMALFLFTKAILEGRAIDIFNYGKMKRDFTYVDDIVTGVCQVLDKIPAPNPNHSGHYSDPGSSTAPYRIYNIGNNQPVELLHFINVLEQSLGIEAKKNLLPLQAGDLPITYADIDDLETEVGFKPETPIEVGIPRFVSWYRSYFC from the coding sequence ATGATGTCCAATCTCAAACAAGCCCGGCTAAAACTGCTGCTGGAGCGATCGCAGTTTCAGTTTCACCTGGTAGATATTAGCGATCGCCTGGCGCTAGTTGATTTGTTTCAGCACCATCATCCCGAACGGGTGGTTCATCTGGCGGCTCAGCCCGGAGTGCGCTATTCGCTGATCAATCCCCATGCCTACACAAACAGTAATCTAACCGGATTTCTCAATATTCTGGAAGGTTGCCGTCACGAACAGGTAAACCATCTCGTCTATGCATCTTCCAGTTCTGTTTATGGTGCCAACACCCGCATCCCATTTTCCGTCCGTGACAACGTAGACCATCCCATCAGCCTGTACGCTGCCACCAAAAAAGCGAACGAGTTAATGGCTCATTCCTACAGCCATCTGTATAACCTGCCCACGACTGGATTACGCTTTTTCACGGTCTACGGTCCCTGGGGACGCCCCGACATGGCGCTGTTTCTGTTTACTAAAGCAATTTTGGAAGGGCGGGCGATCGATATCTTTAACTACGGCAAAATGAAGCGCGATTTCACCTACGTTGACGATATCGTGACGGGTGTCTGCCAGGTTTTAGACAAAATTCCCGCTCCCAATCCAAACCATTCGGGTCATTACTCCGACCCTGGTAGCAGCACTGCTCCCTATCGAATTTACAACATTGGCAATAATCAACCCGTTGAGCTGTTGCACTTTATCAACGTGTTGGAACAAAGCCTGGGGATAGAAGCAAAAAAGAACCTCCTCCCCCTGCAAGCGGGCGACTTGCCCATTACCTACGCCGACATTGATGACCTGGAAACCGAAGTTGGCTTCAAACCAGAGACCCCGATCGAGGTTGGAATTCCACGTTTTGTGTCCTGGTATCGCAGCTATTTCTGTTAA
- a CDS encoding NAD-dependent epimerase/dehydratase family protein, whose product MGTILVTGAAGFIGFHLCQRLLEQGETVVGIDNLSDYYDVQSQTSPAKTAAGAIAVSVSPGRY is encoded by the coding sequence ATGGGAACCATATTAGTCACAGGCGCAGCAGGGTTTATCGGATTTCATTTGTGTCAGCGACTTTTGGAGCAAGGTGAAACCGTTGTCGGTATTGATAATTTGAGTGATTACTATGATGTCCAATCTCAAACAAGCCCGGCTAAAACTGCTGCTGGAGCGATCGCAGTTTCAGTTTCACCTGGTAGATATTAG